The Fusarium keratoplasticum isolate Fu6.1 chromosome 8, whole genome shotgun sequence genome includes a region encoding these proteins:
- a CDS encoding RPA43-OB domain-containing protein → MAPIDHAAAKAEKKSKKEKKRAREEDAPVDTERKHKKSKSVAPADLPAPEVVNGDLKAEKKKKKSKKDKHAEEAVAPAESESAAVEEPKSEKKHKKKKKHHDDDVAAPVEEADASVVADGEKKKKHKKKHKKDHQPEPEPEAEPEEDASPDPDAMDVDFAIPARPKSKSNIHQPPDIPANPQFPFFTQTVSLYEPLYPIGWAQPVTNCQYQHLRHLQNKYVPSLRGVLLDYKNVAFGEKPGRNGAAMDDETPTTVMSKDEAAVGFGWITADVDLFVPSRGAWMEGSVNLQTEGHIGVVCFGKFNASIEARRLPPDWKWVPNESPEAQGFEETASVITADDHGVVRQIHSTGFWADGSGEKIKGKIRFRIRNFDVGTSGETSYLSLEGTMLDKQGEKAVVAEEAETAKMRKGKKGGQRRQRRRAPEFSMTRFAVDEEEQTQDNEEEKREVLAVSED, encoded by the coding sequence ATGGCGCCAATCGACCACGCagccgccaaggctgagaagaagtccaagaaggaaaagaagcgcGCGCGAGAGGAAGACGCACCCGTCGACACTGAACGAAAACACAAAAAGTCGAAGAGCGTCGCCCCGGCAGATCTTCCTGCGCCGGAGGTTGTCAATGGTGATCTGaaggcggagaagaagaagaagaagagcaagaaggataagcacgccgaggaggctgtTGCGCCAGCTGAGAGCGAGTCTGCTGCCGTGGAAGAGCCCAAGTCGGAAAAGAAgcacaagaagaagaagaagcatcatgacgatgatgtcgCGGCCCCTGTCGAGGAGGCAGACGCCTCTGTCGTAGCTGacggagagaagaagaagaagcataAGAAGAAGCACAAGAAGGACCACCAGCCCGAACCCGAACCCGAGGCTGAGCCCGAAGAGGATGCCTCGCCCGATCCTGATGCCATGGACGTCGACTTCGCGATCCCCGCCAGGCCCAAATCCAAGTCCAACATCCACCAGCCGCCCGACATCCCCGCGAACCCTCAATTCCCCTTCTTCACACAGACCGTGTCTCTCTACGAGCCTCTCTACCCCATTGGCTGGGCGCAGCCCGTGACGAACTGCCAGTACCAGCACCTACGGCACCTCCAGAACAAGTACGTGCCCTCGCTGCGCGGTGTGCTCCTGGACTACAAGAATGTCGCCTTTGGTGAGAAGCCTGGCAGGAATGGTGCGGCCATGGATGACGAGACTCCGACAACCGTCATGTCCAAGGACGAGGCTGCTGTTGGTTTCGGCTGGATCACGGCCGATGTCGATCTCTTTGTGCCTAGCCGCGGTGCCTGGATGGAGGGTAGCGTCAACCTTCAGACCGAGGGACACATTGGCGTCGTCTGCTTTGGCAAGTTCAACGCGTCGATTGAGGCGCGTCGTCTTCCGCCCGACTGGAAGTGGGTTCCTAACGAGTCCCCCGAGGCTCAGGGTTTCGAGGAGACGGCCTCGGTTATCACCGCCGACGACCACGGTGTTGTTCGCCAGATCCACAGCACCGGCTTCTGGGCCGACGGCAGCggcgagaagatcaagggcaagatccGCTTCCGGATACGCAACTTTGACGTCGGCACCAGCGGCGAGACCAGCTACCTCAGTCTGGAGGGCACCATGCTGGACAAGCAGGGTGAGAAGGCCGTcgtggccgaggaggccgagacTGCCAAGAtgcgcaagggcaagaagggcggTCAGAGGCGACAGAGGAGACGCGCGCCCGAGTTCAGCATGACGCGCTTCGctgtggacgaggaggagcagacaCAGgacaacgaggaggagaagagagaggtgCTGGCGGTGAGCGAGGATTAA